A portion of the Acidobacteriota bacterium genome contains these proteins:
- a CDS encoding sigma-70 family RNA polymerase sigma factor: MNSLIPNDSNQITEQLIAWGNGDAAALDALAPAVYRELRRMADRFLRHEAAGHTLQPTALVHEAWLKLTDQTRVNWQNRAQFFGISAQMMRRILVDHAKTKHREKRGGEAVKLSLDDVLNLSEERAAGLVALNEALDALNEFDQRKCTIVELRYFVGLSVEETAQILAISPDTVMRDWKLAKAWLYQQLQK; this comes from the coding sequence ATGAATTCGTTGATCCCTAATGATTCCAACCAGATAACGGAGCAGTTGATTGCCTGGGGCAATGGCGATGCGGCGGCGTTGGACGCATTGGCCCCGGCCGTTTACAGGGAATTGCGGCGCATGGCGGATCGCTTTCTGCGGCATGAAGCCGCCGGGCACACGCTGCAACCGACGGCGCTGGTTCACGAAGCCTGGCTGAAATTGACGGATCAAACCCGCGTCAACTGGCAAAATCGAGCGCAGTTTTTTGGCATCTCTGCGCAGATGATGCGCCGGATTCTGGTAGATCACGCCAAAACCAAACATCGTGAAAAACGCGGCGGTGAAGCGGTCAAACTGTCGCTGGACGATGTCCTTAATTTATCCGAAGAGCGAGCGGCGGGGTTGGTCGCTCTCAACGAAGCGCTGGATGCGCTGAACGAGTTTGATCAACGAAAGTGCACGATTGTCGAGTTACGGTATTTTGTCGGCTTGAGCGTCGAAGAAACAGCGCAAATTCTGGCCATTTCGCCGGACACCGTCATGCGTGACTGGAAATTGGCCAAAGCCTGGCTGTATCAGCAACTTCAAAAATAA
- a CDS encoding Crp/Fnr family transcriptional regulator codes for MNVLSRNSPSESDFGDLEQINLFRDIPNAELRHFGEWLHRKTFSSGTTLMTADQSGEVVYFIRSGTVKVHVEQADGSDVIISILGPGESVGEMSALDQQHRSASVATLEESDLLWMDRATFKRFLVTTPMLSHNLACLLSARLRKANEQIQSLATADIESRIARQLIGFADKYGQTEMCGDISIPVRLTQSDLANLVGATRESVNKIIVSYKERGFLSAGRDHHWTIHNRQFLANRCG; via the coding sequence ATGAACGTTCTGAGCAGAAATTCGCCGTCGGAGTCCGACTTTGGCGATTTGGAACAAATCAATTTGTTTCGAGACATTCCGAACGCCGAGTTGCGTCATTTCGGTGAATGGCTGCATCGCAAGACGTTTTCATCAGGCACGACCCTCATGACAGCCGATCAGTCTGGCGAAGTCGTTTATTTCATCCGCAGCGGAACGGTCAAAGTTCACGTTGAGCAGGCTGATGGTTCGGACGTCATCATTTCCATACTCGGCCCGGGCGAAAGCGTAGGTGAAATGAGCGCGCTGGATCAGCAACATCGTTCGGCCAGCGTCGCCACGCTGGAAGAATCTGATTTGCTTTGGATGGATCGCGCGACGTTCAAACGGTTTTTGGTGACAACACCTATGCTCAGCCATAATCTGGCTTGCCTGCTTTCCGCGCGACTGCGTAAGGCCAATGAACAGATTCAATCCCTGGCGACGGCGGACATTGAAAGCCGCATCGCTCGGCAATTGATTGGCTTTGCGGACAAATACGGCCAAACCGAAATGTGCGGCGACATTTCCATTCCCGTCCGCCTGACCCAAAGCGATCTGGCCAATCTGGTCGGCGCAACCCGTGAAAGCGTCAATAAAATTATCGTTTCCTACAAAGAACGCGGCTTTCTTTCGGCTGGTCGCGATCACCACTGGACAATTCACAATCGCCAGTTTCTTGCCAATCGTTGCGGTTGA
- a CDS encoding DUF1559 domain-containing protein → MKLVTFPKIIMCLALLSCWEFCRTSAHAQSFLGGVYVATSDVNGAYTVHTLEGDYKAGFQIEARVLLPYGVANGYLNLIPKDRASGHPGGVNVLMSDGSVRFARDGKIEQVLLWGRTTEADPLPVLLVIANQDDGGDGRLVYTLIGSHLHATWEAKGRIELLPR, encoded by the coding sequence ATGAAGCTCGTTACGTTTCCAAAAATTATCATGTGTCTGGCGCTGCTGTCCTGTTGGGAATTTTGTCGTACATCGGCTCACGCCCAAAGCTTTCTTGGCGGGGTGTATGTTGCGACGTCAGATGTAAACGGAGCTTACACCGTTCACACACTCGAAGGTGATTACAAAGCCGGTTTCCAGATCGAAGCGCGCGTTTTGTTGCCGTATGGCGTGGCGAACGGTTACCTGAACCTGATCCCGAAAGACCGCGCATCCGGCCATCCGGGCGGAGTGAATGTGCTTATGAGCGACGGCAGTGTGCGATTTGCTCGCGACGGCAAAATAGAGCAGGTCTTGTTGTGGGGACGCACGACGGAGGCTGATCCGCTGCCGGTTTTGCTGGTCATCGCCAACCAGGACGATGGCGGAGATGGGCGCCTCGTTTACACGCTGATTGGTTCGCATCTTCACGCGACCTGGGAAGCGAAAGGGCGCATCGAGTTGCTTCCCCGCTAA
- a CDS encoding M23 family metallopeptidase: protein MKLTNKLGYALVSFLLFGGMLLSRPVEGQGIGGITTPTPPVIVNVEPEEDGKVVYAPIAPGTSDNSGSDDGAHLALKLLVTNQGGSTLHLKTTVVTFAGPPFAAGAVFNTDKQIEPWKTVEVHLQNNVAIPGENFNFQLSYPPPPIVIIKLKFIGYNEPYSLSRSLAAHRNAPPLGAYLFPGKVADLNRGEFWSGRSNSITTLHGNDQRFAYDLGVGKWDSTLNDWTDKKPGADGSKNEDYLVWEKPIYAGATGVVEDVIRDNPDHEPGGDGSGNKIVIRIGDELLGYFHLRQNSVPAYLVPGTAVAAGQFIGRVGDSGAASHPHLHMHCVKLPAGETSSHLRPILFRGIKLVERTELDPNNFAAAPWVPLVIAGKSLPWTRIAIWPALTVPGTY from the coding sequence ATGAAGCTCACAAACAAACTCGGTTACGCACTGGTCAGCTTTCTGTTGTTTGGCGGAATGCTGCTAAGTCGGCCTGTCGAAGGGCAGGGGATTGGTGGAATCACGACGCCAACGCCACCGGTCATCGTCAACGTCGAACCGGAAGAAGATGGCAAAGTCGTATATGCGCCGATTGCACCGGGCACTTCCGACAATTCCGGCAGTGACGATGGAGCGCATCTGGCGCTGAAGCTGTTGGTCACCAATCAGGGCGGAAGCACATTGCATCTGAAGACGACGGTTGTGACGTTTGCCGGGCCGCCATTTGCCGCAGGCGCGGTTTTCAATACCGATAAACAGATTGAGCCGTGGAAGACTGTGGAAGTTCATCTGCAGAACAACGTGGCAATCCCCGGCGAAAACTTCAACTTCCAGCTTTCGTATCCGCCGCCGCCCATTGTCATCATCAAACTGAAATTCATCGGTTACAACGAACCGTACAGCCTGTCGCGATCACTCGCCGCTCATCGAAATGCTCCGCCGCTGGGCGCCTATTTGTTCCCTGGAAAAGTTGCCGATCTCAATCGGGGCGAATTTTGGTCCGGGCGGAGCAATTCCATCACCACTTTACACGGCAATGATCAGCGGTTTGCCTACGATTTGGGTGTCGGGAAATGGGACTCCACGTTGAATGATTGGACGGACAAAAAGCCAGGCGCCGATGGTTCTAAAAACGAAGATTACCTGGTCTGGGAAAAGCCCATTTATGCCGGAGCAACCGGTGTGGTCGAAGATGTCATACGCGACAACCCGGATCACGAACCGGGGGGCGATGGATCGGGGAACAAAATCGTGATTCGAATTGGCGATGAGTTGCTGGGATATTTTCACCTGCGGCAAAACTCGGTTCCAGCATACCTGGTTCCCGGTACAGCGGTTGCGGCAGGTCAATTTATCGGCAGAGTCGGCGATTCGGGCGCAGCCAGCCACCCGCATCTTCACATGCATTGCGTCAAATTGCCCGCAGGAGAAACCTCCAGCCATTTACGGCCTATTCTGTTTCGCGGCATCAAATTGGTCGAACGAACCGAACTTGATCCGAACAATTTCGCCGCCGCTCCCTGGGTGCCACTGGTAATCGCGGGCAAAAGTCTTCCCTGGACACGAATTGCTATCTGGCCTGCGCTGACAGTTCCGGGAACTTACTGA
- a CDS encoding serine hydrolase: MITTNYIKRFLPAFALALCCWAALPVHAAEEGIVRFGVSQAVLQEEFVDGYGQNGYLPVRLTGYQESNGATRYFTRWVHNTQGQGWIVRSNRTETEFNNFNAAYKNQGYTLVDFSAYQTTDGVRFAAVWHNNTGIANYLVYPEATLAGMQYLHDTIGQNGWRPHRIEGYTAGGQSRFASIWYYQPGTSAIWHSKMTQAQYQNYFNDYAGDGYKPVHVHSHTQDGTVYFSAIWKPSNTSVWVRTNREAKVFQRYYNNYWADGYNIDNFYAALTPNGVRFGGIWYFDGPVNDNSSLGLKIRKEVDGASALGGAAVLNLTTGASYSVHGDQTFAIASTSKIGILYALLREIDSGNVAWTEYVNSNTSTGANQCSYLQPNTNYRVDQLAAYMIRCSNNWAANVLIQRVGRTTINNRLDQLGLDVTRIHRFMTGGPSAHGNASASADRAEGWENLSTPNEMVKLLRRVLQDNVLSNAGESRFWATLQLDGDSFPNNKNYIAAQVTPMYSPRINVYNKAGNLGDAGSDSRHVNADAARLHFPDGQEVVMAVFMDYVSDNPDDPLSVTNAETQAIQAIKRVAKAVAEHYHD, encoded by the coding sequence ATGATCACGACCAATTACATAAAACGGTTTTTGCCAGCGTTTGCGTTGGCGTTGTGCTGTTGGGCCGCTTTGCCGGTTCACGCCGCAGAAGAGGGAATCGTACGGTTCGGCGTTTCGCAAGCCGTTTTGCAGGAAGAATTCGTTGATGGATACGGCCAAAACGGCTATTTGCCGGTGCGTCTGACCGGGTACCAGGAATCCAACGGCGCAACGCGATATTTCACGCGGTGGGTTCACAACACACAAGGCCAGGGCTGGATCGTGCGTTCCAATCGCACTGAAACCGAATTCAACAACTTCAATGCAGCGTATAAAAATCAAGGTTACACGCTGGTGGATTTCAGCGCCTACCAGACAACGGACGGAGTGCGCTTCGCCGCCGTTTGGCATAACAACACCGGCATTGCCAACTATCTGGTTTATCCCGAAGCGACCTTGGCCGGGATGCAATACCTGCACGACACGATTGGCCAGAATGGTTGGCGTCCGCATCGCATCGAGGGCTACACCGCTGGCGGGCAATCGCGCTTTGCTTCGATCTGGTACTACCAGCCGGGCACGTCAGCCATCTGGCACAGCAAGATGACGCAGGCGCAGTATCAAAACTATTTCAATGATTACGCCGGGGATGGGTATAAGCCGGTTCATGTTCATTCGCACACGCAAGACGGCACGGTGTACTTTTCGGCCATTTGGAAACCCAGCAATACTTCCGTTTGGGTTCGCACCAACCGCGAAGCGAAAGTTTTCCAGCGGTATTACAACAACTATTGGGCCGACGGGTACAACATTGACAACTTTTACGCGGCGTTGACTCCGAATGGCGTGCGCTTTGGCGGCATCTGGTATTTCGACGGACCCGTCAACGACAATTCCTCGCTGGGCTTGAAAATTCGCAAGGAAGTGGATGGCGCTTCAGCGTTGGGCGGGGCGGCAGTATTGAATCTGACCACAGGCGCTTCGTACTCAGTTCACGGCGACCAGACGTTCGCCATCGCCAGCACCAGCAAAATCGGCATTCTGTATGCGCTATTGCGGGAAATTGATTCCGGCAATGTGGCCTGGACGGAGTACGTAAACTCCAACACCTCCACAGGAGCCAATCAGTGCAGCTATCTGCAACCGAACACCAATTACCGCGTGGATCAACTGGCGGCGTATATGATTCGTTGCAGCAACAATTGGGCGGCGAATGTGCTGATTCAGCGTGTGGGCCGCACGACGATCAACAACCGGTTGGATCAATTGGGACTGGATGTCACGCGCATTCATCGGTTTATGACCGGCGGCCCCAGCGCGCACGGCAACGCCAGCGCCAGCGCGGATCGCGCCGAAGGCTGGGAAAATCTTTCAACGCCGAACGAAATGGTCAAACTGCTGCGCCGTGTGTTGCAGGACAACGTGCTGAGCAATGCTGGCGAATCGCGGTTCTGGGCGACCTTGCAATTGGACGGGGACAGTTTCCCGAACAACAAGAACTACATCGCGGCGCAAGTCACGCCGATGTATTCGCCGCGCATCAACGTATACAACAAAGCCGGGAATCTGGGCGATGCCGGTTCGGATTCGCGCCACGTCAATGCCGATGCCGCGCGTTTGCATTTCCCTGATGGTCAGGAAGTCGTGATGGCCGTTTTCATGGATTACGTGTCCGACAACCCGGATGACCCGCTGTCGGTGACAAACGCGGAAACGCAAGCCATTCAGGCAATCAAGAGAGTGGCCAAAGCCGTCGCGGAGCATTATCACGACTAA